From a single Kitasatospora sp. NBC_00458 genomic region:
- a CDS encoding TetR/AcrR family transcriptional regulator has product MPEPAAAGTGEAVEARGRYGRKRPRPGLTTAGVVAAGRRVIERDGIDALTMRAVATELGTAPASLYRHVADREALLLAVLEEIAEGLPVDVPAADPQSRLLRRLLDAHDYMAGHAWVLHVLIRGELVAENALPFNDACLADLMSAGIPPERALSAFRACWQLVVGELLTEHPVRPPREPSQRRAVYEGVDPARLPALGRVLATLGYVGLGERCGELEVALRALIGGLARG; this is encoded by the coding sequence GTGCCCGAACCTGCGGCGGCGGGTACGGGCGAGGCCGTGGAGGCGCGTGGCCGTTACGGGCGCAAGCGCCCGCGGCCGGGGCTGACCACGGCGGGCGTGGTCGCCGCCGGGCGGCGGGTGATCGAGCGTGACGGGATCGACGCGCTCACCATGCGCGCCGTCGCCACCGAACTCGGCACCGCGCCCGCCTCGCTCTACCGGCATGTGGCCGATCGCGAGGCGCTGCTGCTCGCGGTCCTGGAGGAGATCGCCGAGGGCCTGCCGGTCGACGTCCCGGCTGCCGATCCGCAGTCCCGGTTGCTGCGGCGGCTGCTCGACGCCCACGACTACATGGCCGGTCACGCCTGGGTGCTGCACGTCCTGATCCGGGGCGAGCTGGTGGCGGAGAACGCGCTGCCCTTCAACGACGCCTGCCTCGCCGACCTGATGTCCGCCGGGATCCCGCCCGAGCGGGCGCTGTCCGCGTTCCGCGCCTGCTGGCAGCTGGTCGTCGGCGAGCTGCTCACCGAGCACCCCGTCAGGCCGCCCCGCGAGCCGAGTCAGCGCCGCGCCGTGTACGAGGGGGTGGACCCGGCGCGGCTGCCGGCGCTGGGGCGGGTGCTCGCCACGCTCGGGTACGTCGGGCTGGGGGAGCGGTGCGGGGAGCTGGAGGTGGCGCTGCGAGCGCTGATCGGCGGTCTGGCGCGGGGCTGA
- a CDS encoding RNA polymerase sigma factor, with the protein MIRATESSGSEAGTPVSLPLEFEAFYMENLRRALVYAVQRGLDLPSAEEVVSDAFLALYRRWDHVMTLANPAGYLFTTVRNAAINHFRRRQWEVPHDLQAGGKRVGPDIVEEPDHSRMEILQLIDQLPSRQAEIMRLIAAGIEYREIAQILILKESTVRVHVRAARMNLQRLLDDNSAV; encoded by the coding sequence GTGATCCGGGCAACCGAGTCCAGTGGGAGCGAGGCGGGAACCCCCGTCTCGCTCCCACTGGAGTTTGAGGCGTTCTACATGGAAAACCTTCGCAGGGCACTCGTCTATGCGGTACAGAGAGGCCTTGACCTCCCCAGCGCAGAGGAGGTCGTCAGCGACGCGTTCCTAGCCCTGTATAGAAGGTGGGACCATGTCATGACGCTTGCCAACCCAGCGGGCTACCTCTTCACCACCGTGCGAAATGCAGCCATCAACCATTTCCGGCGGCGCCAATGGGAAGTTCCCCACGACCTACAAGCCGGCGGCAAGCGCGTCGGGCCCGATATCGTCGAAGAACCCGATCATAGTCGCATGGAAATCCTGCAGCTGATCGATCAGCTGCCATCAAGGCAGGCGGAAATCATGCGACTAATAGCAGCTGGAATAGAGTATCGAGAAATCGCCCAGATTCTCATTCTCAAGGAATCTACGGTCAGAGTCCACGTGCGCGCGGCTCGAATGAATCTTCAACGTCTTCTCGATGACAACTCGGCAGTTTAA
- a CDS encoding alpha/beta fold hydrolase — translation MSAHPAADPAADPALAAFLSAYDDALARWPVPTEALDVRTPHGTTRVNACGPRDGRPVVLLHGGGATSACWSANVAALARAGHRVLAVDLIGDPGRSVPSGTPLDVPTADLVGHSYGGWTALRYALHAPARVGRLVLLDPTQCFAGFRPGYLLRVLPLFVPPRTAAKARSYLDWESGGTALDPTWRELYALGYAGFPAARPVTGPRPTRQRLQALTAPVLVLFAERSRTHDAAALADRTRRLLPSATVAVLPETSHHTLPAARPDELNRHLTTFLAPDPDHGPG, via the coding sequence ATGTCCGCACACCCCGCCGCCGACCCCGCCGCCGACCCGGCCCTCGCCGCCTTCCTCTCCGCCTACGACGACGCCCTCGCCCGCTGGCCCGTCCCCACCGAGGCACTCGACGTCCGGACGCCCCACGGCACCACCCGGGTCAACGCCTGCGGCCCGCGCGACGGCCGCCCCGTCGTCCTGCTGCACGGCGGCGGCGCCACCTCCGCCTGCTGGTCCGCCAACGTCGCCGCGCTCGCCCGGGCCGGCCACCGCGTCCTCGCCGTCGACCTGATCGGCGACCCGGGCCGCAGCGTCCCCTCCGGTACCCCGCTCGACGTGCCCACCGCCGACCTCGTCGGCCACTCCTACGGCGGGTGGACCGCCCTCCGGTACGCCCTGCACGCGCCCGCCCGGGTCGGCCGCCTCGTCCTCCTCGACCCCACCCAGTGCTTCGCCGGCTTCCGCCCCGGCTACCTGCTGCGGGTCCTGCCCCTCTTCGTACCGCCGCGTACCGCCGCCAAGGCCCGCTCCTACCTCGACTGGGAGAGCGGCGGGACCGCCCTCGACCCCACCTGGCGGGAGCTGTACGCGCTCGGGTACGCCGGCTTCCCCGCCGCCCGGCCGGTCACCGGCCCGCGCCCCACCCGGCAGCGACTGCAGGCGCTCACCGCGCCCGTGCTGGTCCTGTTCGCGGAACGGAGCCGCACCCACGACGCCGCGGCACTGGCCGACCGCACCCGCCGGCTGCTCCCCTCCGCCACCGTCGCGGTCCTCCCGGAGACCTCCCACCACACCCTCCCGGCAGCCCGCCCGGACGAACTGAACCGGCACCTCACCACCTTCCTCGCCCCCGACCCTGACCACGGGCCGGGGTGA
- a CDS encoding MarR family winged helix-turn-helix transcriptional regulator translates to MRLVHLLRGLTVELDLFGAEFATQHGLHPTDLRALVHLLDAARAGTVVTPGRLGDALRLNSAGTTGLVDRLVRLGLIRRERDPEDRRKVRLLVEDRAVELGESFFGGLIADLVAAMGGFEEAELAVAERFLTAMSGVVAAARSQG, encoded by the coding sequence ATGCGGCTGGTCCATCTGCTGCGTGGGCTGACCGTCGAACTCGACCTGTTCGGGGCCGAGTTCGCGACGCAGCACGGCCTGCACCCGACCGACCTGCGGGCGCTGGTCCACCTGTTGGACGCCGCCCGGGCCGGAACCGTGGTCACCCCCGGGCGGCTCGGCGACGCGCTGCGGCTGAACTCGGCGGGGACGACCGGCCTCGTCGACCGGCTGGTGCGGCTCGGCCTGATCCGGCGCGAGCGCGATCCGGAGGACCGCCGCAAGGTCAGGCTGCTGGTCGAGGACCGGGCGGTCGAACTCGGGGAGTCCTTCTTCGGCGGGCTCATCGCCGACCTGGTCGCCGCGATGGGCGGCTTCGAGGAGGCGGAACTGGCGGTCGCGGAGCGGTTCCTGACGGCGATGAGCGGAGTGGTGGCCGCGGCCCGCTCGCAGGGGTGA
- a CDS encoding DUF3604 domain-containing protein has protein sequence MTAPTTDAPGYGGLGLYVGDIHNHCGISYGHGPVEDAYANARLQLDFASVTGHGWWHDLPERTPELASLVDYHTEGFARLADRWEHVQEVTAAAHEDGRFVTFQSFEWHSLAYGDHCVYFDGPRGEIIRAGSLEELRGRLRALAAEGVRTWALPHHIGYGTGRRGINWDAYTEEFAPVVEMMSMHGCAESDEAPRTYLHTMGPRDTTGTAVHGLRLGHRFGLIGSTDHHSAFPGSHGHGRLAVWAPELTRRAVWDAIEQRRTYAITGDRILLAASVNGAPMGAGTVSADRRRIRVTVQGRDALDHVEVVRNGVPIHRLSRPELLGAAVRSAAFDGTLGFAVGWGKRETPVHWDVVLRVEGGELLDVQPRLRGSETVAPAAAEPASYRPSDWRRTGPGELRLRTVTEGNPNTATDATQGFSLAVSGDDRTRLTAVVNGVETSYAVGELREGPRTGFTGGFVSGAFRFDRAVPARELTAELDLVDERPGGDGDFYHVRVRQLNDQWAWSSPTWVGRAGDGGRAGGSGGGAGAGRAAGTGRDGAAGPAGASCRRAG, from the coding sequence ATGACAGCCCCCACCACCGACGCACCCGGCTACGGCGGTCTCGGCCTGTACGTCGGCGACATCCACAACCACTGCGGGATCAGCTACGGCCACGGCCCGGTCGAGGACGCGTACGCCAACGCCCGCCTCCAGCTCGACTTCGCCAGCGTCACCGGGCACGGCTGGTGGCACGACCTGCCGGAGCGCACCCCCGAACTGGCCTCGCTGGTCGACTACCACACCGAGGGCTTCGCCCGGCTCGCCGACCGCTGGGAGCACGTCCAGGAGGTGACCGCCGCCGCCCACGAGGACGGCCGGTTCGTCACCTTCCAGTCCTTCGAGTGGCACAGCCTCGCCTACGGCGACCACTGCGTGTACTTCGACGGGCCGCGCGGCGAGATCATCCGGGCGGGCAGCCTGGAGGAACTGCGCGGCCGGCTGCGCGCCCTCGCCGCCGAGGGCGTCCGGACCTGGGCGCTCCCGCACCACATCGGCTACGGGACCGGGCGGCGCGGCATCAACTGGGACGCCTACACCGAGGAGTTCGCCCCGGTGGTGGAGATGATGTCGATGCACGGCTGCGCCGAGTCCGACGAGGCGCCGCGCACCTACCTGCACACCATGGGCCCGCGCGACACCACCGGGACGGCCGTGCACGGGCTGCGGCTCGGCCACCGGTTCGGGTTGATCGGCTCCACCGACCACCACAGCGCCTTCCCCGGCAGCCATGGCCACGGCCGGCTCGCCGTCTGGGCGCCCGAACTGACCCGCCGGGCGGTCTGGGACGCGATCGAGCAGCGGCGCACCTACGCGATCACCGGTGACCGCATCCTGCTCGCGGCCTCCGTCAACGGCGCGCCGATGGGCGCCGGGACGGTGTCGGCCGACCGCCGCCGGATCCGGGTGACGGTACAGGGCCGGGACGCGCTCGACCACGTCGAGGTGGTCCGCAACGGTGTGCCGATCCACCGCCTCTCCCGGCCCGAACTGCTCGGCGCGGCGGTCCGGTCCGCCGCCTTCGACGGCACGCTCGGCTTCGCCGTCGGCTGGGGCAAGCGCGAGACGCCCGTCCACTGGGACGTCGTGCTGCGGGTCGAGGGCGGCGAGCTGCTGGACGTCCAGCCCCGGCTGCGCGGTTCGGAGACGGTCGCACCGGCCGCCGCCGAGCCCGCCTCGTACCGGCCCTCCGACTGGCGGCGCACCGGTCCGGGCGAGCTGCGGCTGCGGACCGTCACCGAGGGCAACCCCAACACCGCGACCGACGCCACCCAGGGCTTCTCGCTCGCCGTGTCGGGCGACGACCGGACCAGGCTGACGGCGGTCGTCAACGGGGTCGAGACCTCGTACGCCGTGGGCGAGCTGCGGGAGGGCCCCCGCACGGGGTTCACCGGCGGGTTCGTCTCCGGTGCCTTCCGCTTCGACCGGGCGGTGCCCGCCCGGGAGCTCACCGCCGAGCTGGACCTGGTCGACGAACGGCCGGGCGGCGACGGCGACTTCTACCACGTACGGGTCCGGCAGCTGAACGACCAGTGGGCGTGGTCGAGCCCCACCTGGGTCGGCCGGGCCGGCGACGGCGGGCGCGCCGGCGGTTCCGGCGGGGGTGCCGGTGCGGGCCGGGCCGCCGGTACCGGTCGGGACGGCGCCGCCGGGCCGGCGGGGGCCTCCTGTCGACGGGCCGGCTGA
- a CDS encoding polysaccharide lyase, with the protein MTPSRPTLRRLAGTAVAAALLTGTLAAPAAVASTAPGGTTTTANANATNANATNAIGTASTTVFSDDFESGTVANWTRQRIDGNGSITVTAGPAGGSGLAGRFSVPNDGQSYRSEVAVSALGWGSYRFAFADYLPADWVQTSTETIVAQWHGYPLADGSDTKPPIALTVKDGNWRLKVHWLTDPSTVEEAVIPLGAVQFGHWNQWAFDVTWSTATTPGSITVLRDGVQVGTRSGLNNYHQNQAPYFKTGIYRANWNPAKGIPYPTGGPDVVLYSDSVVVTKY; encoded by the coding sequence ATGACCCCGTCCCGTCCCACCCTGCGCCGGCTCGCCGGCACCGCCGTCGCCGCCGCCCTGCTGACCGGCACCCTGGCAGCCCCGGCCGCCGTCGCGAGCACCGCCCCCGGCGGCACCACCACCACCGCCAACGCCAACGCGACCAACGCCAACGCGACCAACGCCATCGGCACCGCCTCGACCACCGTCTTCTCCGACGACTTCGAGTCCGGCACCGTCGCCAACTGGACCCGCCAGCGGATCGACGGCAACGGCAGCATCACCGTCACCGCCGGGCCCGCCGGCGGCTCGGGCCTGGCCGGCCGGTTCAGCGTGCCGAACGACGGCCAGTCCTACCGCTCCGAAGTCGCCGTCAGCGCCCTGGGCTGGGGCAGCTACCGCTTCGCCTTCGCCGACTACCTGCCCGCCGACTGGGTGCAGACCTCGACCGAGACCATCGTCGCCCAGTGGCACGGCTACCCGCTCGCCGACGGCAGCGACACCAAGCCGCCGATCGCGCTCACCGTCAAGGACGGCAACTGGCGCCTCAAGGTGCACTGGCTGACCGACCCCTCCACCGTCGAGGAGGCCGTGATCCCGCTCGGCGCCGTCCAGTTCGGCCACTGGAACCAGTGGGCCTTCGACGTCACCTGGTCCACCGCCACCACGCCCGGATCGATCACCGTGCTCCGGGACGGCGTCCAGGTCGGCACCCGCAGCGGACTCAACAACTACCACCAGAACCAGGCGCCCTACTTCAAGACCGGCATCTACCGCGCCAACTGGAACCCCGCCAAGGGCATCCCCTACCCGACCGGCGGACCCGACGTGGTGCTCTACAGCGACAGCGTGGTCGTCACCAAGTACTGA
- a CDS encoding ABC transporter substrate-binding protein produces the protein MSEAARHPGLHRRGFLGLSAGAALLAAGCRSATDPSPGGDAGATAKASAADLQIVYGSAPDPTQLLHRGPDTPAFVNLVLDRLVDLDPKTLQPVPWLASSWEWSADRLKLVLKLREDVTFHDGRALDADDVVFSLVGATKASQVKPLLERLADIKASARNEVTLTLAKPTSNLFDALAFNPVVDARSYVEGKASDKVNGTGPFTWQAFKGGNQLDLARYDRYWQSGRPRFERITVRSVTSSQAGLSALQSGQAHLIGAVPGRDLKVLAGNPGFTVQSAKASYQQAFLGVNVASKPFDDVRVRQALQYAVDRDRIVAQVYGGHAEASSLPWPSNTPGVTPDQVTRYRHDPEKARGLLREAGAEGARVPLTAANSPIFTSLVELVKYDLEQAGFGVDVQLLDNAAIQPKIQQGTLEGLFVANHGMVSVSPLSGITVSGPLQVGKNTSHVTDPAYAQLQDRAFAAADDQARADVNHELSEYLLAQSFHITLAHAWETYAFASSVHDVSTSALGYLRLTDTRRDA, from the coding sequence ATGAGCGAAGCAGCCCGCCACCCCGGCCTGCACCGAAGAGGCTTTCTCGGCCTGAGCGCCGGAGCGGCCCTGCTGGCGGCGGGCTGCCGCTCGGCCACCGACCCGTCCCCGGGCGGTGACGCGGGCGCCACCGCCAAGGCCTCCGCAGCCGACCTGCAGATCGTGTACGGCAGCGCGCCCGACCCGACCCAGCTGCTCCACCGCGGCCCGGACACCCCGGCGTTCGTCAACCTCGTCCTGGACCGGCTGGTCGACCTCGACCCGAAGACCCTCCAGCCGGTGCCCTGGCTCGCCAGCTCGTGGGAGTGGAGCGCCGACCGGCTGAAGCTGGTGCTCAAGCTGCGCGAGGACGTCACCTTCCACGACGGACGCGCGCTCGACGCCGACGACGTGGTCTTCTCCCTGGTCGGCGCCACCAAGGCCTCCCAGGTCAAGCCGCTGCTGGAGCGGCTGGCCGACATCAAGGCCAGTGCGCGGAACGAGGTCACGCTCACCCTCGCCAAGCCCACCAGCAACCTGTTCGACGCGCTCGCCTTCAACCCCGTCGTCGACGCCCGGAGCTACGTCGAGGGCAAGGCCTCCGACAAGGTCAACGGCACCGGGCCGTTCACCTGGCAGGCGTTCAAGGGCGGCAACCAGCTCGACCTCGCCCGCTACGACCGCTACTGGCAGAGCGGGCGGCCCCGCTTCGAGCGGATCACCGTCCGCTCGGTGACCAGCAGCCAGGCGGGCCTGTCCGCGCTCCAGTCCGGGCAGGCGCACCTGATCGGCGCCGTCCCCGGCCGCGACCTCAAGGTGCTGGCCGGGAACCCCGGCTTCACCGTGCAGTCCGCCAAGGCCTCCTACCAGCAGGCGTTCCTCGGCGTGAACGTGGCCTCCAAGCCCTTCGACGACGTCCGGGTCCGCCAGGCGCTGCAGTACGCGGTGGACCGCGACCGCATCGTCGCCCAGGTCTACGGCGGCCACGCCGAGGCCAGCAGCCTGCCCTGGCCGTCCAACACCCCCGGCGTCACCCCGGACCAGGTCACCCGCTACCGGCACGACCCGGAGAAGGCCCGGGGCCTGCTCCGGGAGGCCGGCGCGGAGGGCGCCCGGGTGCCGCTCACCGCCGCCAACTCGCCGATCTTCACCTCGCTCGTCGAACTGGTGAAGTACGACCTGGAGCAGGCCGGCTTCGGCGTCGACGTGCAGCTGCTGGACAACGCGGCGATCCAGCCGAAGATCCAGCAGGGCACGCTGGAGGGCCTGTTCGTGGCCAACCACGGCATGGTCAGCGTCTCGCCGCTCAGCGGCATCACCGTCTCGGGGCCGCTCCAGGTCGGGAAGAACACCTCGCACGTGACCGACCCCGCCTACGCGCAGCTCCAGGACCGCGCCTTCGCGGCCGCCGACGATCAGGCCCGGGCCGACGTCAACCACGAGCTCTCCGAGTACCTGCTCGCGCAGTCCTTCCACATCACGCTCGCGCACGCCTGGGAGACCTACGCCTTCGCCTCCTCGGTGCACGACGTGTCCACGAGCGCGCTCGGCTACCTGAGGCTGACCGACACCCGCCGGGACGCCTGA
- a CDS encoding ABC transporter permease, whose product MPYWTRKAAGALATLWLASVAVFLLLHLAPGDPVSAALGAEADQEQRDQLSRRLGVDRPLPVQYLGWLRGLLTGDPGLSFHYREPVTRMIGQSLGSTLQLALAAGLLMLVLGLLLGAALAAERRGRLARALDPLTTAVLALPVYVTAVLFVFVFAVLLRVLPAGGEKDLFTAPDLAVQYLVLPAVALALPGSVVLARLLATEIRRTRQEEFVLTAVAKGAPPRRILLRHVVPNSLAPFCVEFGLNLGELLGGAVVAEQLFARHGLGQLLLDAINQRDYPVAQTLIMLAVAVAVTVQLGSELLVGRLDPRIARAGTGESR is encoded by the coding sequence GTGCCGTACTGGACCAGAAAGGCCGCCGGAGCGCTGGCCACCCTCTGGCTCGCCTCGGTGGCCGTCTTCCTGCTGCTCCACCTGGCCCCCGGCGACCCGGTCTCGGCCGCCCTCGGCGCCGAGGCCGACCAGGAGCAGCGCGACCAGCTCAGCCGCCGGCTCGGCGTGGACCGGCCGCTGCCCGTGCAGTACCTCGGCTGGCTGCGCGGGCTGCTCACCGGTGATCCCGGACTCTCCTTCCACTACCGCGAACCCGTCACCAGGATGATCGGCCAGAGTCTCGGGTCCACCCTCCAGCTCGCCCTCGCCGCCGGCCTGCTGATGCTCGTCCTCGGCCTGCTGCTGGGAGCCGCGCTGGCCGCCGAGCGGCGCGGCCGGCTGGCCCGCGCCCTCGACCCGCTCACCACCGCGGTGCTGGCCCTGCCGGTCTACGTCACCGCCGTGCTCTTCGTCTTCGTCTTCGCCGTCCTGCTCCGGGTGCTCCCCGCCGGCGGTGAGAAGGACCTGTTCACGGCGCCCGACCTGGCCGTGCAGTACCTGGTGCTGCCCGCCGTCGCACTGGCCCTGCCGGGGTCGGTGGTGCTCGCCCGGCTGCTCGCCACCGAGATCCGCCGCACCCGGCAGGAGGAGTTCGTGCTCACCGCGGTCGCCAAGGGGGCCCCGCCCCGGCGGATCCTGCTGCGGCACGTGGTGCCCAACAGCCTGGCGCCGTTCTGCGTCGAGTTCGGGCTCAACCTCGGTGAGCTGCTCGGCGGGGCCGTCGTCGCCGAGCAGCTCTTCGCCCGGCACGGCCTGGGCCAGCTGCTGCTCGACGCCATCAACCAGCGCGACTACCCCGTCGCCCAGACCCTGATCATGCTCGCGGTCGCGGTGGCCGTCACCGTCCAGCTCGGTTCCGAGCTGCTGGTCGGCCGCCTCGACCCGCGGATCGCCCGCGCCGGCACCGGGGAGTCCCGATGA
- a CDS encoding ABC transporter permease has protein sequence MTTNATTTGTAGAADAAADAADAAGAAGAADAAAAGTRRRRVLPALPAALRGRRGRTGASLVALVVLLGLLGPLLLPADPYQQGREALAGPSWDHPLGTDEVGRDLLARALFGVRIELLVCLLAVPVAAVLGTLLGLLGGLSRLLGEAVQRLFDLLLGFHGLLLGLAIALILKPGLGSVVLTIVLSALPVFGRQARAALLAQLARDHVVAARVLGVPRGRTLRRYVLPNVTDAATALVAVAMAHAAKIEGGLSVLGFGIQPPTPSLGTMINTGSKYLFLHPGYALAPVLLLGLLVFGLTLLADSFNREKLR, from the coding sequence ATGACCACCAACGCCACCACCACTGGGACCGCCGGTGCGGCCGACGCCGCCGCAGACGCCGCAGACGCCGCCGGGGCGGCCGGTGCCGCCGATGCGGCCGCCGCCGGGACCCGCCGCCGGCGCGTCCTGCCCGCGCTGCCCGCCGCGCTGCGCGGCCGACGCGGCCGGACCGGGGCGTCGCTGGTCGCCCTGGTGGTGCTGCTCGGCCTGCTGGGCCCGCTGCTGCTCCCCGCCGACCCGTACCAGCAGGGCCGCGAGGCGCTCGCCGGACCCTCCTGGGACCACCCGCTCGGCACCGACGAGGTCGGCCGCGACCTGCTGGCCCGCGCGCTGTTCGGGGTCCGGATCGAGCTGCTGGTCTGTCTGCTGGCCGTCCCCGTCGCCGCCGTGCTGGGCACGCTGCTCGGGCTGCTGGGCGGGCTCAGCCGACTGCTCGGCGAGGCCGTCCAGCGCCTCTTCGACCTGCTGCTCGGCTTCCACGGCCTGCTGCTCGGCCTCGCCATCGCGCTGATCCTCAAGCCGGGCCTGGGCAGTGTGGTCCTCACCATCGTGCTCAGCGCCCTGCCCGTCTTCGGCCGCCAGGCCCGCGCCGCCCTGCTGGCGCAGCTGGCCCGGGACCACGTTGTGGCCGCCCGGGTGCTCGGCGTGCCGCGCGGGCGGACCCTCCGGCGGTACGTGCTGCCCAACGTCACCGACGCGGCCACCGCCCTGGTCGCCGTTGCGATGGCGCACGCGGCCAAGATCGAGGGCGGTCTGAGCGTCCTCGGGTTCGGTATCCAGCCGCCCACCCCCTCACTCGGCACGATGATCAACACCGGCAGCAAGTACCTCTTCCTGCACCCCGGTTACGCACTCGCGCCCGTCCTGCTGCTCGGCCTGCTGGTGTTCGGGCTGACCCTGCTCGCCGACTCGTTCAACCGGGAGAAGCTGCGGTGA
- a CDS encoding dipeptide ABC transporter ATP-binding protein: MTTPTETARTAADGPTVGTGRPATADHTAAAADRGAGRAEPAVPLLEVAGLRVAAGAHEVVHGVDFTLRPGEILGLVGESGSGKTLTALAANRMLPPGCRTTAGTVRLDGTDLLALPEPGMRAVRGRRIGMVFQDPLAYLNPRMPIGHQLAEAARVHGASRAAARARALELLELVGIPEPGRRYRDRPHEFSGGMRQRVLIAMAMTNRPDLLIADEPTTALDPTTQADVLDLLVRLRDETGTAVLLITHDLGVVARTCDTVQVMYAGRIAERAPAKALLAGPRHRYTAGLLAAVPRLDGPPGRPLTVIGGRPPAAGEPLPGCAFAPRCAAATARCTEEAPAWEVLGERGHACHVPVPVPVPADGEERASGDGGAAQAGGPAAPGVPAGRRADSAGTDGSSGPEPAAVEPTVTDPAAAVPVLVAENLTVRYGRGRRSAPALEGVSLTAAPGRAVGVIGESGSGKSTLARALLGLLRPQGGTVRVGGRSWAEVSPAEERALRRRVQFVFQDPYASLSPRMTIRQTLAEPLLTHGLPLTRVDELCELVGLPVGLLDARPHQLSGGQRQRVAIARALSVGPEVLVADEPTSALDVSVQAQILNLLLDLRRRTGVGLVFISHDLALVRHLCDEVLVMRHGRVVEHAPAAELFTAPAHPYTRELLAAASH; encoded by the coding sequence GTGACCACGCCCACCGAGACCGCCCGCACCGCCGCCGACGGCCCCACCGTGGGCACCGGCCGCCCCGCGACCGCCGACCACACCGCGGCCGCCGCGGACCGCGGGGCGGGCCGTGCCGAACCGGCGGTGCCGCTGCTGGAGGTGGCCGGACTGCGGGTGGCCGCCGGGGCCCACGAGGTGGTCCATGGCGTCGACTTCACCCTCCGCCCCGGCGAGATCCTGGGCCTGGTCGGCGAGTCCGGCTCCGGCAAGACGCTCACGGCGCTCGCCGCCAACCGGATGCTCCCGCCCGGCTGCCGGACCACCGCCGGGACGGTCCGCCTCGACGGCACCGACCTGCTCGCCCTCCCCGAACCCGGCATGCGGGCCGTCCGCGGCCGCCGGATCGGGATGGTCTTCCAGGACCCGCTCGCCTACCTCAACCCCCGGATGCCGATCGGCCACCAGCTGGCCGAGGCCGCCCGGGTGCACGGAGCCTCCCGGGCCGCCGCCCGCGCCCGCGCGCTCGAACTCCTGGAGCTGGTCGGCATCCCCGAGCCCGGGCGCCGGTACCGCGACCGCCCGCACGAGTTCTCCGGCGGGATGCGCCAGCGCGTCCTGATCGCCATGGCGATGACCAACCGGCCCGACCTGCTGATCGCCGACGAGCCCACCACCGCCCTCGACCCCACCACCCAGGCGGACGTCCTCGACCTCCTGGTCCGGCTCCGTGACGAGACCGGCACCGCCGTCCTGCTGATCACCCACGACCTCGGCGTGGTCGCCCGGACCTGCGACACCGTCCAGGTCATGTACGCCGGGCGGATCGCCGAACGGGCCCCGGCCAAGGCCCTGCTGGCCGGGCCGCGGCACCGCTACACGGCCGGACTGCTGGCCGCCGTCCCCCGGTTGGACGGCCCGCCCGGGCGGCCGCTCACCGTGATCGGCGGCCGGCCGCCGGCCGCCGGCGAACCCCTGCCCGGCTGCGCGTTCGCGCCGCGCTGTGCCGCCGCCACCGCGCGGTGCACCGAGGAGGCGCCCGCCTGGGAGGTCCTCGGGGAGCGCGGGCACGCCTGCCACGTGCCGGTGCCGGTGCCGGTCCCGGCGGACGGTGAGGAGCGCGCCTCCGGGGACGGCGGAGCGGCGCAGGCCGGCGGACCGGCGGCGCCGGGCGTTCCGGCCGGGCGGCGGGCCGACTCCGCCGGCACGGACGGATCGTCCGGCCCGGAGCCCGCCGCTGTGGAGCCCACCGTCACGGACCCCGCCGCTGCGGTCCCCGTCCTGGTGGCCGAGAACCTCACCGTCCGCTACGGCCGCGGCCGCCGGAGCGCGCCCGCACTGGAGGGCGTCAGCCTCACGGCGGCGCCGGGCCGGGCCGTCGGGGTGATCGGCGAGTCCGGCTCCGGCAAGTCGACACTGGCCCGCGCCCTGCTCGGGCTGCTCCGCCCGCAGGGCGGTACCGTCCGGGTCGGCGGCCGTTCCTGGGCGGAGGTCTCGCCCGCGGAGGAGCGCGCGCTGCGCCGCCGGGTCCAGTTCGTCTTCCAGGACCCCTACGCCTCGCTCAGCCCGCGCATGACGATCCGGCAGACGCTGGCCGAACCGCTGCTCACCCACGGTCTGCCGCTCACCCGGGTCGACGAGCTGTGCGAACTGGTGGGGCTCCCGGTGGGGTTGCTCGACGCCCGGCCGCACCAGTTGTCCGGCGGGCAGCGTCAGCGGGTCGCGATCGCCCGGGCGCTCTCGGTCGGGCCGGAGGTGCTGGTGGCCGACGAGCCGACCTCGGCGCTGGACGTCTCCGTGCAGGCGCAGATCCTCAACCTCCTCCTCGACCTGCGCCGCCGGACCGGCGTGGGCCTGGTGTTCATCTCGCACGACCTCGCGCTGGTCCGCCACCTCTGTGACGAGGTGCTGGTGATGCGCCACGGCCGGGTGGTCGAACACGCCCCCGCCGCCGAGCTGTTCACCGCGCCCGCCCACCCCTACACCCGCGAGCTGCTCGCCGCCGCCTCGCACTGA